GCTTGCACCGGGGAAGGCGCATGGTTCGTCGAGGCCACGGCTGATTTCAGGCTCGAAGATGTCAACAATCTCGAACGGCCTCTCGTCGTCCCCAAGGAAGAGTTTCTTCCGAGCTATCCTCCCGACCAGGAGGGGTTAATTTTCATGATGCAGGTACGATGCTCCCTTTCCCATCTGCATGTGTTTATTAAGGGATTTTGACAACTCGATAGCCCCATGTAAGGGATTCTGAAGCCCGGCTTTTCTTTCTAGAGAACTAATTAGAATCAAACCATGATCTCTGGCATATGCGCAAGAGGGTACCACACCGAGTTGCTTGGTTTCACCGTTGTTCATGCTTCTATTTTAGAATTTAGATAGATACATGCCTCCGATCTGTACCTCAAGAGTCAAGATAGAATGCAGTACCACCAAAGGTTATATTCTCTTTGATCGAGAAAttaactttttgtttttttttaattggctAGTAGTGCTAATCTATGCGCACCCGTCCCTCGAAGCAATCactttcctcaaaaaaaaaaaaaaaaaaaaaaatctagaaaagcCTGGTCTTTCAAACATTATCGTTGTTTGTATTGGCTCCACTTGCGGTGATGCTCCTAGGTGGGGAGCGTTGCTTTAATTGCACCGCTGATCGGACTGTAGTGTCACATGTCATCCTGACAAATTAGTCAGGATAAGTCACATCGGAATGATCCATTTGCAAGGCCTTACCACCACTTATTTaccggaaaaaaaaaggggctcCCAAATCCAGTTGGAATATCATGCGGTTTTCTTCCCCAAATCCAGGTTACACAATTCCGTTGCGGTGGATTTTCGGTGGGCATCGTGTCCAGCCACGCAATGTCGGATGGCCTCGGAGCAGCCCAGTTCGTCAACGCGGTAGCGGAGATGGCCAGAGGGCTTCCAAGTCCCACGATCGAGCCCATCTGGTGCCGAGACGCCATCCCCAAGTTGAATCCAGCCAAGCTCCCTTCCGGGCCGCCGCCAACCTTGACAGCCTTCGACTTCCAGTATTCCATATCGGACATCTCCTTGGACACCATCAACGAGCTCAAGAACCAGTTTACCAGCGAGACGGGTCAAAGATGCTCCACCTTCGATGTGATCACCGCGATGGTGTGGCGAGCCCGAACTCGAGCCATCGGGTTGGAGCCGCACCTCGACGTCAACCTTGGTTTCGCCGCGGACACCCGTCACTTGTTGCGCCATCTGCTGCCCAAGGAAAAAGGTTACTACGGAAATTGCGTGTTTCCCATGTCCATCACGGCGTCCAGCGGGAAGATCGCGGGGTCGTCGCTCGTGGAGATCGTGGGTCTCGTGAGAGAAGCTAAGGCGATGCTGCCCACCAAATTCTCGAAATGGATGGCGGGCGACAACGAGGACGACCCCTATAAGGTGCCCTTCGACTACGGGACATTTATCGTTGCAGATTGGAACAGGGTCGGATTTTACGAGGTAGACTACGGATGGGGAGAGCCGGCGCATATCGTGCCGTTCAATGACAGTAGATTTATCGGGTCGTGCATCGTGCTCAGGCCTCCTAAACCTAAGCAGGGTGTCAGGCTGATGATGCTTTGTGTCGTCGAGGAACACGGGACGGCCTTCAATGATCAAATTATGAATTTAGCTTAAGATCCCTCCTCTTAATAATGCTCTTGAGACAGTTCCTCTTGGATAACAATAAACCGAGTTGCCGTTCTATTGGTCATCGATCAAGTATCTTGtcattttattctcttttttttttttgagaaaaagaagaatGCTGTATCAACAGGTGGTTTGTATCATTATCTTTTACGGTCTTGTGATTCTCTATAGCAGATCATAAATATATAATCTAATATCGATTTGGTAGGTTCGTAAATCATGGATGGCCGTACTCGTGGACAGATGCCGCCACCTCACGACTCTCTCGAGATGGGTCGGCAGCTCTGCAAGACAGGCAGTTAGCATATTGGCTTTATGAATCCTTTACCTTCTTTATTCGGGACCGCCAATCTCAAGTCAAAAATTTAAGCATAAAAGGTTCATTTCATTGAGGTAATGTGATATgagaaaataaatttcaaaaaatgcaTCGCACCAGGTCATGCTACCAAGACCAAGACCAATTCCAACAATCATCAAAATGGCATTTTTGGACAAAATATAAGAAGCTTACATCACCAAAATCTCCATGGATCCTTGTATGGAGGGACATAATTTTCGGAAGGGACGAGAAGGCGAAAAGATGCCACGGTTTTCTCTAGGAAAGGTCCCATCTGCATTCCAACAACCAAACATGCTTTCTAGTCAGCAGCTGGAGATTGTTATTTTTTCACATCATGCAAATATACCATGTCAATAATGAAAATAACCGCATCATTCAACCTGCCAAAGATGGTAAAGTTTAATTTGCAACTCCGTACCCATATTTTACCTTTCAGTCTCTTCTGTAGGAAGTGTCAGAAATTCAACACACACAGAAGAGCCTCATGACAGATGAATCAGTAGTCATCTCACTTGAGCAATGAAAACCGTAaaaatagttaccaaacagaaaATCAGGAAGCAACAAACTGCTCTTCCTCTATGAAGTATGCTTCCCTAAACACCAGATCCAATTGAAAAGTGAAACCATATTGACACAATTTATCCAATATCTCCTTGCAATAGAATCAAACTCATCCAGAGGAAAAACGAAAACTGAGGGCATCTATTATATTGCATGATCATGTTGTCATGATTCAGAAACTACAATAAGCCCACAAATTGCTAATCTTCTCAGAATCTGCCACACAGTTTTAACAGAACTTCCATCTGATAAAGCCCTTAACTTGCGCTTCAAAATTTACACGGCATTTCAGTGGAAAAATAGTATCTAGCCACGGTTAGAGCTGTTGGTTATAAATAGTTGTATATTCATATTTTGATGTATTAATGTCAAATTATGGGTTGTAGCTTGTGTATACATTCAAAACTGCCTGCCATTATTGGATTAATTAATCCCAATCTATCAGTTGGAACCAAATAATTAAACTCAAACGAGTCCTAATATGAACTGATTTGTATATCACGGGGACTTATTAAATGACCATAGAGATTGGTGTGTATGAACATGTATCCAACTAGCACGAATTCTGATGTATCATTTTGCAGTTAGTGAAGACAGTCAATTCATGCATGCACTGAGAGGAGCACACAGAGATGACATAGCATGTCGTTGAATATATGGAGAATGGGTTCGGTAGGCATATAAGCTGAAGgtcatctttaatgaatattGGAGGTCAATCGGATGTTTACATGCATGTGTTGTTTGGAGTATAAGTAGTAGTGAcaaaaatagaaacaaaataTGGTTGCAAGATCAAGTCTTCTGCTAGAGTATGGCATGGCTGCAACATGTGAGCTTCCATACTCCATAGACTTTTTTGTTGGTAAACAAAGTACACATAGCTCCCGGCAAGGAACTACATAAGCTTTTTCCATAGAGAGCATCTTTCTAGTTGAGGTACCAATATATTGTGATAACTGATAAGCTTTAGAGTAAGGCAGCAACTCAAACCACAATAAGAGAAAAAATATAGAAGTGGCTTGTCATTCCACTTGTTAAAAAGTTGAGGATAAGGAAGTTTGCACTCCACACACTAAGTCAAAGATCTACTTGTAGAAATAAGCCATAGAGAACATAACTGGTAAAGTGTTATACCAAGATCGCTTGTCATGATGTCCAGCTTCAGCTCAAGAGATTATGTTGAGGACAGTCCGATTTAGTGCATTAAAATTCAtgcaaatatgagttatttggCTGGTCTCATGTATGTGCATTTATATTCAGGTTATTGTTCCTTTTCTAATGATAAATTTGTGATTGAGATAAAATTTGAGGGCTCCCATCAACATAACCATAGCCACCAAGCCTTGTCCCAATTACTTAAGTGGGCTTTACAAAATCTTATTAACCAGTTGTTCCTATGAAGGGCTACCTCCATTGCTATTGCAAAGcttttacaaattctttctccCCAGTTCCATTTGTGGTCAAGTCTTTCCATGTCTTTTATAACACTTTTACATGATTTTGAGCACCTAGTTTACTCAGATCTTTGTTTCATAGGTCTGCATCAACATATTACTGTTGATATTGCAGTCCAGACAATGACAGAAAGTATTTGGATACTTTGACTGAGTAACTGTTGCTTCAATGGATATAAAAGCTGCAAGGATTGAGCATTGAGTTCATGTCCTCTCTTTCTATTATCAAACTCATATTGGATAGGCACTTAAAAATGGTACAAGAGTAAAATCATACTGCTGTTACTCTTTCTATTTTCTCCTTCAGCATCTGTTCACCCCATTATTTTAAAGTAATTTAACCAAAGTGTACATGGCATTTTCATCAACTATCAATCAAGATGCATTTGTAGGTTGGAGAGAGATCTTGTAACAactccttgagactgaacccaTGGATCTAAGAAACTTGGTGGTTTCCCACTATGAGTAGTAAAACCAATACCAAGATGAATGGAAACTTGGACACATGCTCTAACAACCATATTTAATGAAATGAAACATTAATTCAAAATGTATTGCATAATATCAGTTCACTCAAGCAATACAGGCATATCTACCTATTAGAAAGATAACTCTTTTCAGCAGGATAGTGGCAAGAACTAGTTTTATTCAAATGGATAAGAATTTGCAGCTAAGAAGATAGTAAAGGATGGTAAAGAACAAGATTATATGGGGAACTGATATAGAAGAGCTTACATTTTCCCACTGCTTGCTAAGTGTTGAAGCATTCAAAGAGTACAGATAGCCTGGAGGAAATGAGGAGCATCATTTTAAATACCATAATAACGCACAAAAGATTGCACCTGAGAATTTACTGGagctttttaaaattaaaaaaatgctgAAAGCATTAGAACTTGAAACTCATAAGCTTTTTCTTAGTTATCTCTTACAAGGAAGGCCCGTGATTATAAAAAAACTTCAAATGGGTAAAAGCATGCCATTGCAGGCACATCTCATCAGAATTCAGCAAACACCAAAATTTAGTGTTACATGGCAAACACAATTAATGATAACCATCAAGCCTTATGCCAACTATTTTTTGTAGACAATAGTTAACACTATATTACAAAgttcaaaatattgagaattaaATCAATACCATCTCGTTCAGCAGTTGAAGCTACATTGTGCCGGTAAAGGTTTGGTTCTTGCACCTGCAAAAAAATTATGGGATCATCAAAAATGCCATAAAAGCCTTCTCAAAGCACAAGCAAGGGAATAGTTGATTCTAATTGACTGTAGCCAAACAATGAGCATTTTTGGAAAAGGACCATAAGCATTTGTATTTCCATATATCCAAAGTTCATGACAGAATCATATTAAATTTCTAATtatctatttctattttttcctaTAAACAGATGTCAGAAACTTACAGATTTTGTTGGTGATCTTCGAACAAGGTATTCGTAATACCAATATGGTTCACCACCAATCTACAAAAAGCACTTAGTAGGTTCGCATCATTATAACTAGCAGAAGCAATAGCTATAAAAAAGAAATCCAAATTAGCTCGCAAGTGGAACAACACAAGGCAGAGCTTACTTTCATAGAATGTGCATCAAGAACTGAACTCTCAGCCATACGCTGGCCTGTTGTTACGCGCTGCACAAGAATTTCCTTGATGTCAGAAGTGCAGCACATACAGCACACATAAATCTCTCCTTGTTCTTCACCTCAACTTTTAATGAGACTGTGCCATTACGCTTTTATTTAATATGTATAAGAGAACAGTTATAAATATGGATGTAACTCACATATGTGTACTAAACCTGGTGGTCTTAACCTCTCATCTGCAAGCCACATAACTTCATACGAGTTTATCTATGATCATGCTTGTCTGCATGCATATATGGCTGTAAATGAATATGGGTGCATAAACATGCGGCTATTTTCCAAATACACACATGACGATTTATGAGATAAGGCTTTAGGTTCATATGCGTGCACCTACAATCAATGTTCTAAAAATCTTAGTGCTTAACAAAAGGTATCATCAGGGTTGATCTTTTTGCAAATATAACTAGGATCATTAGTTACAAGAAAGAGTTGATGAGTGATACTTTTGAAGGTGACTCCAATTGATATTGCTTGAGAGAAAAGGGTTTACGAACCATAAAAACTTATTGGCGATACAACGAATGTAGGAATAGTTGCAAGTTATTGCAAGCCACATTTATTATGGTCATTAACAAAGGAAGCAAAGCTCAACCAAGATAATGATGTTGCTACCCACACTGGACAAAGTGGAAAAGTTTCTTCACTAAATATTGTTTTGACAAAATTCAGCTCTGCAATTAGATGTATATATGCTATTACCCCTAATACCCGATGTGCAATCAAAGTCCATTTTCAATCACATAATGCTTGATTCATATATTTTCCAAATTATAAATTCCAATTTATATATAAAGCTTAATTCATAGAATGACATCATGCATCATAAGACTTCTTTTTAGCCAACCTGAACTGCTGAAGATTAATTTGACTTGGTGGAAATGGGACTTTGTCAGGAACTTTAGGTTCAAATCATGTTGTAGAAATTAACAGCTTTCAGAAACTATGCATATACTTTTTCTGATGCAGTTCCTTTCTGTAGGGATATATTATGCTACAGCATTTTTACATCAAGTAAATGACGGAGTGGAGGAAGTACATACCAATGCAGACTTGTCAGATAAAACAGAATCAGCAACATCTTTTGCTTCCCATGTATTCTTGTCATTTGGAGTTAAAAAGCGGGAATTGGGAGGACCAATCTGCATCAAAAACATTAAAGGTGCAAAGATCAAACTGGAAAGTTGAACAGGCATTTGAATTCATTCAACAGAGATCCTCCACTTGTTATGGTCATTTGACTTGGTGGACTATGGCCCCGTTTGGCAAAGTTGTTGGAAGTAGAGTTtttttgaagtagagcttttataaaaagttatttgctgtttggtaactatatttctaaagtgctgtgagactttaatatgtgtttggcaaacaaattgagaaagtacttttcgtATGACAAAATAactataaaggacattgcatagtattatacaatagagcatagtaatatataatatgtattaatacataaatatataatatagtataatattactgtaatgtaatataatattattataatatagtaatgtaatattgtatattatagcataataatataacataatttgatattatataacataatatatcaatgtattatgacataatgtaatataatattatatttatagtataatacaataataaaggtataaaatattataattactattattatatattaatattatcattttctgtaattattatattttatcatgggtattttggtccaaaaaagaaaaaaatttataactcAAAACAGCTTTCCTACGGAGCCTAAAAATGCTTTTCCGGAGAATTGGAGTTTCTCCcaaaaagttgttttagctttcccaaaaagctaaaacaactttctgatttttttaccaaacacctctattctatctaaaagtgcttttggagggccagactTTCTGACCCACTtactggccctccaaaagctctgccAAACGGGGCCTATGACAAAATCAGTTGAGTCTCACAACACAAGAAGATCTATACCTTGCTGAAACTtcttggaaaaaggaaaaaacataACTGGGTTTAGTTGTTAGCATCTTTCAGGTGCTTGTCTTCCTGTCAGTGCAATAGGACCAAACTGATacagtaggatcccaatccatATAAATTGCATTTCTCAATTTTTGCCTAGTGCCCGTGTAGTTATTTTAAAATTACCGAGACTGAGATGACAAGGTTATCGATCATGTCAACGCGCTCAGACACAATGCGTTGTCGTGCATCAGCTGTATAAAATGCAGTCATTTAATCAGAGACTGCTTCATTTTGTGCCTTAAATCATTGAAGAACCAGAGAAGCAAATATTAAAACTCATCCAGTAATTGcttcaaaatttctaaaattGCACATAAGATGCTTTCATAACTCTTCTAAATCAAAATAAGTTACTTACGTGATAGTGGTGCGGCAGATGAGTATCTTTCCGGCTTTCTGGATTCCACCCTTTGGACAGATGAAGTAAGTCAGGTTTCACAAAGTTCAAACaggaaaattttcaaattttttactttaaaatACATTTCTGGATTGGAAAAGCTTGCAAACTTTATGGGGTTTGGTTTAATGGTATAGAAAAACAATGGCTGCAAAATATTATTGGAAAAGATAAAAGAAGAATATTAAAGTAACGGGAAGGCAGCATATCCTGTGTGCCCCAATCATATGAATAACATTTCATTTACTCAAAAGTATCCAAAGGTGTCCATTAAGAAATAACCTAATGTTAATTAAAATGACATTAGAGCAAAAGGATAAAATTAATGGCAACCAAAATATCACCAGAAGCAAAGGGTACAAAAAGCGCTAACTATGGTAATAGTTATAAGTGAGAATGAACTAcaaaattttagaagaaaagaaataacagtAGTCAAGGAAGGGTAATATGCCAAAAACATAAAGTTAGACATGTGCTGACCAAGAGAGCATCCCAGTTCTCTCTCCAGGAAATATCGAGGTGGAACAGCAGAGAAAAATAAATTACTTCAAAcaatgaaaaacaaagaaaatccaTGAAATGAGAAATAGTTTATGGTCGGATCGAAAAAGAAAGAATCTGAAGGGACCAGGCATCTGTACTATTTAAGATTACAAATACCTTAAACACATTAACAAACTCTCATAATGCATACATCAAATTCAGCACGCTTAGTTGCAGACAAATCACGGAAATTTGTTTGAATACAAAAACCAAAAAGTGAGGTGAATGAGATATGAATTATTTGAAGTATCTTCTGTTTCCAGAAAACTTTAGATAATTCGATAGATCTTTGAAGAGGATCTAAGAGGAAGAACAAAATACTACTAAAGCACTCTAATATCACTATTTTCATGACAATTATGATGCTCAAAAGACCCAAAGGGCATTTTGAACTAATAGGAAAATAATTCAAATCTTAAAATTGGAGCATGCAAAAGTTGAACAGATTAATCTAATAGTTACATGGAATACAGGCCACGGGTTTACCTCACATACAGCAAAATAAGTAGAGCCTGAGACACATCAAAACAGTAAGAAAATGCATGTTCATTGGTAGTCATCTCTAAAGTCATTTGCAAAATCAGAGATTCTCAAGAAGGGGGTATAAGCTGATGGAGATGAAAAAATCTTAGTGGGttcataaggatttttttttttgcacgtaCAAGAGGCAATCAACATAGCAC
This portion of the Phoenix dactylifera cultivar Barhee BC4 chromosome 11, palm_55x_up_171113_PBpolish2nd_filt_p, whole genome shotgun sequence genome encodes:
- the LOC103720913 gene encoding psbP domain-containing protein 5, chloroplastic isoform X2, with translation MALLVDDINAYSFQYPVELPAKKFAFKWVESRKPERYSSAAPLSPDARQRIVSERVDMIDNLVISVSIGPPNSRFLTPNDKNTWEAKDVADSVLSDKSALRVTTGQRMAESSVLDAHSMKIGGEPYWYYEYLVRRSPTKSVQEPNLYRHNVASTAERDGYLYSLNASTLSKQWENMGPFLEKTVASFRLLVPSENYVPPYKDPWRFW
- the LOC103720903 gene encoding acyl transferase 5-like, coding for MSYSVTRLAQGLVVPREPTPTGNLPLSSIDQTPGLRDVMVDSIHVFGLGVEPAKVIRDALSKALVPYYPIAGRFVKHDDGEMEVACTGEGAWFVEATADFRLEDVNNLERPLVVPKEEFLPSYPPDQEGLIFMMQVTQFRCGGFSVGIVSSHAMSDGLGAAQFVNAVAEMARGLPSPTIEPIWCRDAIPKLNPAKLPSGPPPTLTAFDFQYSISDISLDTINELKNQFTSETGQRCSTFDVITAMVWRARTRAIGLEPHLDVNLGFAADTRHLLRHLLPKEKGYYGNCVFPMSITASSGKIAGSSLVEIVGLVREAKAMLPTKFSKWMAGDNEDDPYKVPFDYGTFIVADWNRVGFYEVDYGWGEPAHIVPFNDSRFIGSCIVLRPPKPKQGVRLMMLCVVEEHGTAFNDQIMNLA
- the LOC103720913 gene encoding psbP domain-containing protein 5, chloroplastic isoform X1; the encoded protein is MAVALLSPPPSLSHSSSPLPSNTPTNRGCIQSSLNRGTRRSLRRSRLVVSASLLPISIESVQRRELVLYGLSTSFALILPTSDLQAVVELGEDVKMALLVDDINAYSFQYPVELPAKKFAFKWVESRKPERYSSAAPLSPDARQRIVSERVDMIDNLVISVSIGPPNSRFLTPNDKNTWEAKDVADSVLSDKSALRVTTGQRMAESSVLDAHSMKIGGEPYWYYEYLVRRSPTKSVQEPNLYRHNVASTAERDGYLYSLNASTLSKQWENMGPFLEKTVASFRLLVPSENYVPPYKDPWRFW